CCGACGAGCACGAGTGGGCTAGGCGCGCCCAGGCTGGCGACCCCGAGTATGCCCAGTTCTACTGGGTGTTTGCCGACCGCGCCACGCCCGATGCCTACGAGCGCACCCTGCGCGAGATCTTCCCCAGCGTGCGGCGCGGCAGCTTCACCTGGCGGGCCGACATGCAGGCCTGGGTCTGGACCACCTTCAATAGCTTCCAGTGGGATCTGAACTACGCCAACCCCGCTGTGTTCCGCGCCATGGCGGGCGAGATGCTGGCCATCGCCAACGTGGGCGTCGAGTTCCTGCGGCTGGATGCGGTGGCCTTTATCTGGAAGCGCATGGGCACCAGCTGCGAGAACCAGCCCGAGGCCCACGCGCTCATCCGGGCCTTCAACGCGCTGGCCCGCATCGCCGCGCCCGCCATGCAGTTCAAATCCGAGGCCATCGTCCACCCCGACGATGTGCTGAGCTACATCAGCCCGAGAGAGTGCCAGATCTCGTACAACCCGCTGCTGATGGCGCTGCTGTGGGAGGCGCTGGCCACCCGCGAGGTGAAGCTGCTCGACCACTCGATGCGCACGCGCTTCGCCCTGCCGGATGGCTGTGCCTGGGTCAACTACCTGCGCTCCCACGACGACATCGGCTGGACGTTTGACGACGGCGATGCCCGCTGGGAGTGGATCGACCCCGACGGCCACCGCCGCTTCCTCAACCAGTTCTACATCGGGCGCTTCCCCGGCAGCTTTGCGCGCGGCGTGCCGTTTCAGGAAAACCCCGACACCGGCGACGCCCGCGTCTCGGGCACGCTGGCCTCGCTGGCCGGGCTGGAGCAGGCCGTGCGCGGCGGCGACGCCCGCCAGATCGATCTGGCTGTGGGGCGTATCCTGATGCTGCACAGCATTATCCTCAGCATCGGCGGCATCCCGCTGATCTACCTGGGCGACGAGCTGGGCCAGCTGAATGACTACCGCTACGCCGATGAACCGGCCAAGGCCGATGACAGCCGCTGGGTGCACCGCCCGCCCATGGACTGGGCTTGGAGCGCCGATGTACGCGCCCACCCCGAGACGCCCCACGGGCGGATCTACGCCGGGCTGGTGCGGCTCATCCAGCTGCGCAAGTCGCTGCCTGCGCTGGCGGGCAGCGCGGTGGAGATCGTGGAGACCGGCAACCCGCACGTGTTCGGCTATGTGCGCGCGGGCGCGGGGCAGCGCGTGCTGGTGCTGGCCAGCTTCAGCGAGCTGCCGCAGGCCGTGGGTGCCGACCTGGTGCGCATGTACAGCCTGGCCGCGCACCTGACCGACCTGGTGGGCGGCGGCGAGCATACCACCGCCGCGCCGCTGCAGCTTGCGCCCTACCAGAGCGTGTGGCTGGTGGTGGGGAAGGAGGGACCGTTGTCGTTGGGTGACATAAAATAGCCTTTCTGTAGAAGCTATTGCTGCCGCAGCGATGACCGTCGCTTCCATCCGGTCGAATAGCGCCTACCAACCAGCAACACGGCGCGCTTCCTAGGAAGCGCGCCGATATCTCTTTTTATATACGGGTTTACCCAGCGTCCAAAGATACCTGTTTACTCCTTGCTAGAGGCTAGCGATGCAACATATAGTGGTGTGCTAGCAATCAATACAGCATATGTGCGCTGGTAGCGGTAAGGCCACCTGTATGCGGCCCCCATGCGTCAGGGATGGCAGCACAATCACTTGCGCGAAGTGCACACCCTATGGTATGATGGCGCACCGCAGGGGCCGCTAGCTCAATGGCAGAGCACGTCGCTCATAACGATAGGGTTGCAGGTTCGAATCCTGCGCGGCCCACCACCTCTGATCTTCCCCTGGGTTTGTTGTGTTGTGTTCCATAATTTCTGAGAGACTGTATCATAGTTTCTGAGAGACTCTGTATCATAATTTCTGAGAGACTTTTTGAAACAAAGGGTTTTCCGTAGGCTTTCTTAGATTGCGTCTCGGTGCGGTAAGGAGGCTATTGTGTGGGTTTCTCTATAGGTCTAAACCTAACAATTTCACCGTTTCCATAGGGACTGTACTTTGTCGACTACCTCGTGTGTGATGATTCTCTTCTGCTCTCCGCGTATTGGCCCCAGCACATAGTCGAGCTTCTGAACCAGCTGCTCAACAAGCCACCAATTGAGATCGGTCCAGCGGCCAAAGGTAATCAGTGTTTGGCGTGGGTCGACATCTGGGGCGAATGTGGCCTGTAGATGCTCCTGGATGATTTTCATGAGCACTAGGCCGCATTCTCTCACAGACATCAGATCAATCGTCAGATGATCAGGCCACGCGGTTCGTGTCTCTGG
This portion of the Chloroflexia bacterium SDU3-3 genome encodes:
- a CDS encoding amylosucrase: MSDQSTTHQQAALSLRRLWPRLDARWRDQTTPEDWAAFEARLRREWDGLFSLLLPIYGGHYDFFYHLEELISAAAASWLARPEWLKQLDARREAEPVWFQSQQMLGGVCYVDLFAGDLSRLRQHLPYFQSLGLTYLHLMPLFEAPDGNSDGGYAVSSYRHVNPALGSMAELAELARAFHAHGISLVLDFVFNHTSDEHEWARRAQAGDPEYAQFYWVFADRATPDAYERTLREIFPSVRRGSFTWRADMQAWVWTTFNSFQWDLNYANPAVFRAMAGEMLAIANVGVEFLRLDAVAFIWKRMGTSCENQPEAHALIRAFNALARIAAPAMQFKSEAIVHPDDVLSYISPRECQISYNPLLMALLWEALATREVKLLDHSMRTRFALPDGCAWVNYLRSHDDIGWTFDDGDARWEWIDPDGHRRFLNQFYIGRFPGSFARGVPFQENPDTGDARVSGTLASLAGLEQAVRGGDARQIDLAVGRILMLHSIILSIGGIPLIYLGDELGQLNDYRYADEPAKADDSRWVHRPPMDWAWSADVRAHPETPHGRIYAGLVRLIQLRKSLPALAGSAVEIVETGNPHVFGYVRAGAGQRVLVLASFSELPQAVGADLVRMYSLAAHLTDLVGGGEHTTAAPLQLAPYQSVWLVVGKEGPLSLGDIK